A genomic window from Rhodococcus sp. KBS0724 includes:
- the phoU gene encoding phosphate signaling complex protein PhoU, whose translation MRVAYNEQMTELADLLGEMAGLAGTAMERATQSLLQADLTLAEQVIGEHDRITELSTLCEERAFALLALQAPVAGDLRSVVSGIQIVADIDRMGALALHVAKIARRRHPNHVLPEVVNGYFAEMGRIAVSIGAAAKEVLETRDPERAARLREEDEAMDDLHRHLFTVLMDRDWKYGVAAAVDITLLGRFYERFADHAVEVGRRVIFLVTGKLPEEPESTEKVDKLTAYPDL comes from the coding sequence ATGCGCGTGGCTTACAACGAACAGATGACCGAGCTTGCAGACTTGCTCGGCGAGATGGCAGGACTGGCAGGCACCGCTATGGAGCGAGCCACCCAGTCACTGCTCCAAGCAGACCTGACCCTGGCCGAGCAGGTGATCGGCGAACACGACCGGATCACCGAACTCAGCACCCTCTGCGAGGAGCGCGCATTCGCGCTGCTCGCCTTGCAGGCTCCCGTTGCCGGCGATCTCCGCTCAGTTGTCAGCGGAATCCAAATCGTCGCCGACATCGACCGCATGGGCGCCCTTGCCCTGCACGTCGCCAAGATTGCACGTCGTCGCCATCCCAACCATGTCCTCCCCGAGGTCGTCAACGGCTACTTCGCCGAGATGGGCCGCATCGCCGTGAGTATCGGTGCCGCGGCAAAGGAAGTCCTCGAGACTCGTGACCCCGAGCGTGCAGCCCGTCTGCGCGAAGAGGACGAAGCGATGGACGACCTGCACCGCCACCTGTTCACGGTCCTGATGGATCGTGACTGGAAGTACGGGGTTGCGGCAGCAGTCGACATCACGTTGCTCGGTCGCTTCTACGAGCGATTTGCAGACCACGCAGTCGAGGTCGGACGCCGAGTGATCTTCCTCGTTACCGGCAAGCTGCCCGAAGAGCCCGAATCCACCGAAAAGGTCGACAAACTGACCGCCTACCCGGATCTGTAA
- a CDS encoding LCP family protein, translating to MGDDHDSGPPSPESRAPWERPLADQRYRNRRSSKPAPSAAPQSDTPASERRGLDRFGRFSRRDAPPSDSISVAELVQRVGDTGGQRVVEPPAPKRADPPRDNPPLGSKPPNSQPPNKPLPPPPIAPAAAEWISSDPPSSASPRVVSETGGSRLALNKIRRRQRVKTISRSAVAFLAVLSLTLTGVVWGYLRTIEGGFEQIAALDTNSDDIVDALGQLGDETYLIVGTDTRAGASGEIGAGTVEDAEGARADTVMLVNIPADRSRVVAVSFPRDLDVERPVCQGWDNNTGTYTSESFPAASGDKLNATYALGGPKCLVKVIQKLSGIKIGHFVGMDFAGFERMVDTIGGVNICSPVPIEDGILGTVLPASGNQMLDGRTALNYVRARHVEAEGNGDYGRITRQQKFLSALLRSALSNNVLLNPGKLNGFISAFTSDTFVENIDTKSLVTLGRSLQNVDAGAVTFLTVPTDGTNDWGNEIPRTDEIKALFQAIIDDEPLPGEERAKDSDETSTSSAPSTATTPVPEATLVSAMSPYNIYIDVSNASGISGQAATAADQLAAYGFQISTIGNFSAATGLANVQASATVVRYAAGNEAEAATVASAIPGALLVLTPSMGDMVELVIGSDFGGTVVAPAYPGTSLSAEPSSVDTSASTSLPADIAAVNAGDTTCV from the coding sequence GTGGGTGATGATCACGACTCGGGCCCACCTTCGCCCGAAAGCCGCGCCCCGTGGGAGCGGCCCCTCGCAGATCAGCGATACCGCAATCGTCGTTCGTCTAAACCCGCACCCAGCGCGGCGCCGCAGTCCGACACCCCTGCGTCAGAGCGTCGAGGCCTGGATCGCTTCGGCCGATTCAGTCGACGCGACGCACCACCGAGCGACAGCATCTCCGTCGCGGAACTTGTCCAACGTGTAGGCGATACGGGCGGCCAGCGTGTAGTCGAACCGCCGGCCCCGAAGAGAGCCGACCCGCCCCGGGACAACCCGCCCCTCGGTTCGAAGCCTCCCAACTCGCAACCTCCCAACAAGCCGCTGCCTCCCCCACCGATCGCGCCGGCGGCCGCTGAATGGATCAGCAGCGACCCACCGTCCTCCGCTTCTCCCCGTGTCGTCAGTGAAACCGGTGGCAGCCGGCTTGCGCTCAACAAGATTCGGCGTCGACAGCGAGTGAAGACGATCAGCCGATCAGCAGTCGCATTTCTTGCCGTCTTGTCACTGACCTTGACCGGCGTCGTCTGGGGATACCTACGCACTATCGAAGGCGGATTCGAGCAGATCGCGGCGCTCGACACCAATTCCGACGACATCGTCGACGCACTCGGTCAGCTCGGCGACGAAACCTATCTGATTGTCGGCACCGATACCCGGGCCGGCGCAAGTGGTGAGATCGGCGCGGGAACTGTCGAAGACGCGGAAGGCGCCCGCGCGGACACCGTCATGCTGGTCAACATCCCCGCCGACCGCAGCCGCGTCGTCGCCGTCTCGTTCCCTCGCGATCTCGATGTCGAGCGCCCGGTCTGCCAGGGCTGGGACAACAACACCGGGACGTACACCAGTGAATCCTTCCCCGCTGCCTCGGGCGACAAACTCAACGCAACGTACGCACTCGGTGGCCCGAAGTGTCTGGTCAAGGTCATCCAGAAGTTGTCCGGAATCAAGATCGGGCACTTCGTGGGTATGGATTTTGCGGGATTCGAGCGCATGGTCGATACCATCGGCGGGGTCAATATCTGCTCCCCCGTCCCCATCGAAGACGGCATCCTCGGCACTGTTCTGCCCGCCAGCGGAAACCAGATGCTCGATGGCCGAACTGCATTGAACTACGTCCGCGCTCGCCATGTCGAAGCCGAAGGCAACGGCGACTACGGACGCATCACCAGGCAGCAGAAGTTTCTGTCGGCCCTACTGCGCTCGGCGCTGTCCAACAACGTCCTCCTCAACCCCGGCAAGCTCAACGGTTTCATCAGTGCCTTCACGAGCGACACGTTTGTCGAGAATATCGACACAAAATCCCTGGTCACACTGGGTCGGTCACTGCAGAACGTCGATGCGGGCGCTGTCACGTTCCTGACTGTGCCCACCGACGGCACCAATGACTGGGGCAACGAGATCCCCCGGACCGACGAGATCAAAGCCCTCTTCCAGGCCATCATCGACGACGAACCGCTTCCCGGTGAAGAGCGCGCGAAAGACAGCGACGAGACGTCGACCAGCTCAGCACCGTCCACCGCCACGACGCCCGTCCCCGAAGCAACACTCGTGTCGGCGATGAGCCCGTACAACATCTACATCGATGTTTCGAACGCATCAGGCATTTCCGGCCAGGCCGCGACTGCCGCCGACCAACTTGCGGCGTACGGATTCCAGATCTCCACCATCGGAAATTTCAGTGCCGCGACGGGACTTGCCAACGTCCAGGCTTCCGCAACAGTGGTGCGGTACGCCGCCGGCAACGAAGCCGAGGCCGCCACCGTCGCATCCGCGATTCCCGGTGCACTACTCGTCCTCACTCCGAGCATGGGTGACATGGTCGAACTGGTCATCGGCAGCGATTTCGGCGGCACAGTTGTCGCGCCGGCCTATCCCGGAACTTCGTTGTCCGCAGAACCGTCATCCGTGGATACGAGCGCATCGACGTCGCTGCCCGCCGATATCGCCGCCGTCAACGCCGGAGACACAACCTGCGTCTGA
- the dusB gene encoding tRNA dihydrouridine synthase DusB, with product MSSLRIGSLELHSPVVLAPMAGVTNVAFRTLCRELELERAGSTSGLYVCEMVTARALVERQPGTMHMTTFGPTETPRSLQLYTVDPDTTYAAAKMIVDENMADHIDMNFGCPVPKVTRKGGGSALPYKRRLFGQIVAAAVRATEGTDIPVTVKMRVGIDADHHTHLDAGRIAAAEGAAAIALHARTASQRYSGTADWNEIARLKEHVPDVPILGNGDIFDASDAARMMDETGCDGVVVGRGCLGRPWLFAELSAALNGQPIATPPTLGEVTTIIARHAQLLAAHHGEMKGLRELRKHVSWYLRGFPVGSDLRVSMALVSTLTELDELLAQLDRDVPFPKDAEGPRGRQGSPGQVALPEGWLDDPEDDLVPVGADIMHSGG from the coding sequence ATGTCTTCCCTTCGCATCGGTTCACTCGAGCTGCACAGCCCCGTGGTCCTCGCACCCATGGCGGGCGTCACCAATGTCGCCTTCCGCACGCTCTGTCGTGAACTCGAACTCGAACGCGCTGGGAGCACCTCCGGGCTCTACGTGTGTGAGATGGTCACCGCCCGCGCGCTCGTCGAGCGTCAGCCGGGCACCATGCACATGACCACCTTCGGACCCACCGAAACTCCCCGGTCCCTGCAGCTGTACACCGTCGACCCCGACACCACCTACGCTGCGGCCAAGATGATCGTCGACGAGAACATGGCCGACCACATCGACATGAACTTCGGCTGCCCCGTGCCGAAAGTCACTCGAAAAGGCGGCGGCTCCGCGCTTCCATACAAGCGTCGGCTGTTCGGACAGATCGTCGCTGCTGCCGTTCGTGCCACCGAAGGCACCGACATTCCTGTCACCGTGAAGATGCGCGTCGGTATCGACGCCGACCATCACACGCACCTCGACGCCGGACGCATCGCCGCAGCTGAAGGCGCCGCCGCAATTGCACTGCACGCGCGCACCGCGTCGCAGCGCTACTCCGGGACTGCGGACTGGAACGAAATCGCCCGCCTGAAGGAACACGTTCCCGACGTTCCGATTCTCGGCAACGGCGACATCTTCGACGCCTCCGATGCTGCCCGCATGATGGACGAGACCGGCTGCGACGGCGTCGTCGTCGGACGCGGGTGCCTCGGCCGTCCGTGGCTGTTTGCAGAGCTCAGTGCAGCTCTCAACGGTCAGCCGATTGCGACGCCTCCGACCCTCGGCGAGGTCACCACGATCATCGCCCGCCATGCCCAACTCCTGGCTGCGCACCACGGTGAGATGAAGGGACTGCGCGAACTTCGCAAGCACGTGTCCTGGTATCTGCGGGGATTCCCCGTCGGATCGGATCTGCGTGTGTCGATGGCACTGGTGAGCACTCTGACCGAACTCGACGAACTGCTGGCCCAACTGGACCGCGACGTTCCATTTCCGAAGGACGCAGAGGGCCCCCGCGGCCGACAGGGTTCCCCCGGTCAGGTCGCCCTGCCCGAGGGCTGGCTCGACGATCCCGAGGACGATTTGGTGCCTGTCGGAGCGGACATCATGCACTCGGGCGGATAA
- a CDS encoding acyl-ACP desaturase codes for MTRILTQLELLTELQPVAEENVNRHISMAKEWHPHDYVPWDEGRNFAAMGGEDWDLEQSRLSEVARAAMITNLLTEDNLPSYHREIAENFSQDGAWGTWVGRWTAEENRHGIVMRDYLVVTRAVDPVELERFRMEHMITGYNPPIPDDGAGVLHSVAYVTFQELATRVSHRNTGKACDEPIADKMLQRIAADENLHMIFYRNICGAALDLAPDQTLKSVSNIVQNFQMPGAGMPNFRRNGVLMAKHGIYDLRQHLDEVIWPVLRKWNIFERNDFSAEGENTREELAAFLETLAAQATKFEEQRDRMLAREAAKREQQAS; via the coding sequence ATGACGAGGATTCTGACGCAGCTCGAACTGCTGACAGAACTGCAGCCGGTTGCCGAAGAGAACGTCAACCGACACATCTCCATGGCAAAGGAATGGCACCCGCACGACTACGTTCCGTGGGACGAAGGTCGCAACTTCGCAGCCATGGGCGGCGAAGACTGGGACCTGGAACAGTCACGGCTCAGCGAGGTCGCCCGAGCCGCGATGATCACCAACCTCCTCACCGAGGACAACCTGCCGTCGTACCACCGTGAGATCGCCGAAAACTTCTCCCAGGACGGGGCATGGGGCACCTGGGTCGGCCGCTGGACCGCCGAAGAGAACCGCCACGGCATCGTGATGCGCGACTATCTGGTTGTCACCCGCGCAGTCGATCCCGTCGAACTCGAGCGCTTCCGCATGGAACACATGATCACCGGCTACAACCCGCCCATCCCGGACGACGGCGCCGGTGTGCTCCACTCCGTCGCCTACGTCACCTTCCAGGAACTCGCGACGCGTGTCAGCCACCGCAACACCGGCAAGGCCTGTGACGAACCGATCGCAGACAAGATGCTCCAGCGCATCGCCGCCGACGAGAACCTGCACATGATCTTCTACCGCAACATCTGTGGCGCGGCTCTCGATCTCGCACCAGATCAGACACTGAAGTCCGTATCGAACATCGTCCAGAATTTCCAGATGCCCGGCGCCGGGATGCCCAACTTCCGTCGCAACGGCGTTTTGATGGCCAAGCACGGAATCTACGACCTCCGTCAGCACCTCGACGAGGTCATCTGGCCCGTTCTGCGCAAGTGGAACATCTTCGAGCGCAACGATTTCAGCGCCGAAGGTGAGAACACACGCGAAGAACTGGCAGCCTTCCTCGAGACACTTGCCGCCCAGGCGACAAAGTTCGAGGAGCAGCGCGATCGCATGCTCGCCCGCGAAGCCGCCAAGCGTGAACAGCAGGCCTCTTAG
- a CDS encoding LysR family transcriptional regulator — MLTDDLEWFVVLAETQQVTATADITHLSQPTLSRKLARLERDVGVPLFDRHGRRLTLNRYGRILYEHATSALTTLNSALRQIDTLAGPDTGTVRLDFLHSFGTWLIPRMIRAYRTEHPGVRFELHQDRAQFLSDRVTAGDTDLAVISPEPKDPRLSWTQIAQQKLALAVPLGHRFADLPELDLAEAAGEQFIGMQLDFGMRRILDEMCAAAGFTPEFIFESSELATVGGLVSASLGVAVMPIQDPPIWAEGIVFVPLAGATRKIGLVWTENRELSRPARDFRDFVRENTWS, encoded by the coding sequence ATGTTGACGGACGACCTCGAGTGGTTTGTCGTGCTGGCAGAAACCCAACAGGTCACGGCCACGGCGGATATCACCCATCTGTCGCAGCCCACGCTCTCCCGCAAACTCGCACGACTCGAGCGAGACGTCGGCGTACCGCTGTTCGACCGACACGGCCGTCGGCTCACCCTCAATCGATACGGTCGCATCCTGTACGAACACGCAACCAGCGCGCTGACCACACTCAATTCCGCGCTACGCCAGATCGACACCCTGGCCGGTCCCGACACCGGGACGGTACGACTCGATTTTCTCCATTCGTTCGGAACGTGGTTGATCCCGCGCATGATTCGGGCATATCGAACGGAGCATCCGGGGGTTCGGTTCGAGCTCCATCAGGATCGCGCGCAGTTCCTGAGTGACCGCGTCACTGCCGGCGACACCGATCTTGCGGTCATCTCGCCAGAGCCGAAAGACCCTCGACTCTCGTGGACGCAGATAGCGCAGCAGAAACTTGCCCTTGCCGTTCCGCTCGGACATCGCTTCGCCGACCTACCCGAGCTCGACTTGGCCGAGGCTGCGGGTGAGCAGTTCATAGGAATGCAGTTGGACTTCGGCATGCGGCGAATTCTCGACGAGATGTGCGCTGCCGCCGGGTTCACACCGGAGTTCATCTTCGAGAGCAGTGAGCTGGCAACTGTGGGCGGGCTGGTGTCCGCGTCCCTGGGCGTGGCCGTCATGCCGATCCAAGATCCACCCATCTGGGCGGAGGGAATCGTGTTTGTTCCCCTAGCCGGCGCTACGCGCAAAATCGGGCTCGTGTGGACCGAAAATCGGGAATTATCGAGGCCAGCGCGCGATTTCCGTGATTTTGTCCGCGAAAATACGTGGTCCTGA
- a CDS encoding MFS transporter yields MSMSVEISAGTEVGAASYRRGTAGYRAVTLALFAAGLTTFVSMYSAQALLPAFSHAFGVSPAVSALSVSVTTGMVALAIIPASALSERFGRTRVMIFSAITSCVIGLLLPLSPTIEILLVGRAFQGAALAGIPAVAMAYLAEEIDPKDLGGAMGRYVAGTTVGGLIGRLIPAAVVDVSSWHWALFAVALLSTVFAIVMTRALPRSQFFRPQPVSARRLVSNLRAHLAHSEMRTLFALGFIMMGAFVSVYNFLGFRLAAVPFGLSEAIVGLVFLFYLAGTVTSTVAGALADRVGQRWVLLGSVSVTVLGLVLTVPDNLVLTLVGILLFTGGFFAAHSVASGWVGRLARAHRAEASALYLFAYYAGSSVAGVLAGSAYAVGGWNGVSVFVACLLVVAMGLSLRMFRATRVG; encoded by the coding sequence ATGAGCATGTCGGTAGAAATCAGCGCAGGGACCGAAGTCGGCGCAGCGTCGTACCGTCGGGGAACTGCCGGATACCGCGCGGTGACTCTTGCGCTGTTTGCGGCGGGATTGACGACGTTTGTGTCGATGTACTCGGCGCAAGCACTGCTGCCTGCGTTTTCGCACGCATTCGGAGTTTCACCCGCGGTATCGGCACTGTCCGTGTCGGTGACCACGGGGATGGTGGCATTGGCAATCATTCCGGCGAGCGCATTGTCCGAACGATTCGGGCGGACCCGCGTCATGATCTTCTCGGCAATCACGTCGTGCGTGATCGGTCTTCTGCTGCCACTGAGTCCGACTATCGAGATTCTGTTGGTAGGCCGAGCTTTCCAAGGCGCTGCGCTGGCGGGAATTCCGGCGGTTGCCATGGCGTATCTCGCGGAGGAGATCGACCCCAAGGATTTGGGCGGAGCGATGGGGCGTTACGTCGCGGGCACCACCGTCGGCGGATTGATCGGACGATTGATCCCGGCCGCAGTCGTCGACGTAAGTTCGTGGCACTGGGCACTTTTTGCGGTGGCTCTGCTCTCGACGGTATTCGCGATCGTCATGACCCGGGCCCTGCCGAGGTCGCAATTCTTCCGGCCGCAGCCAGTGTCTGCGCGGCGATTGGTCTCGAATCTGCGTGCCCACCTTGCACACTCGGAGATGCGTACACTCTTCGCTTTGGGATTCATCATGATGGGAGCCTTTGTTTCCGTCTACAACTTCCTCGGGTTTCGTCTTGCTGCAGTGCCTTTCGGGCTTTCCGAAGCGATTGTGGGACTGGTTTTCCTGTTCTATCTCGCGGGAACCGTGACATCGACCGTGGCAGGTGCGCTCGCGGACAGAGTGGGACAACGGTGGGTGTTGCTGGGTTCCGTATCGGTGACAGTGCTCGGTCTTGTGTTGACCGTCCCAGACAACCTTGTGCTGACACTGGTGGGGATATTGCTCTTCACCGGAGGGTTCTTTGCCGCGCATTCCGTAGCCAGCGGCTGGGTCGGCCGGCTTGCCCGAGCCCATCGGGCTGAGGCGTCGGCGCTCTATCTGTTTGCCTACTACGCCGGTTCATCCGTGGCGGGTGTCTTGGCAGGTTCGGCCTATGCGGTAGGCGGTTGGAATGGCGTCAGTGTTTTTGTCGCGTGTTTGCTTGTCGTGGCAATGGGATTGTCGCTGAGAATGTTTCGGGCCACACGAGTTGGCTGA
- a CDS encoding DUF937 domain-containing protein, whose protein sequence is MASLDDLLSQIPIDQIAQQLGVDQATAETAVKSALPTLVSGLGANADNEAGAASLESALQSHANTTILDDGIDISKVDTADGQKIVANIFGNNTDQVASTLGSVGGGNDLVKQLLPILAPIVLAYLAKQFTGGGSGAQTQAAGGGIGDLLGGLLGGGNSGGGIGGALGGLLGGSGGGGIGDLLGGLLGGGKK, encoded by the coding sequence ATGGCTTCGCTTGACGATCTTCTCTCACAGATCCCGATCGACCAGATTGCGCAGCAACTCGGCGTAGATCAGGCAACCGCGGAAACTGCTGTGAAATCGGCACTTCCCACGCTGGTCAGCGGTCTCGGCGCCAACGCCGACAACGAGGCAGGCGCGGCGTCGCTCGAAAGCGCGTTACAGTCGCACGCCAACACCACGATCCTCGACGACGGCATCGACATCAGCAAGGTCGACACCGCTGACGGGCAGAAGATCGTGGCAAACATCTTCGGAAACAACACCGATCAGGTAGCCAGCACGCTGGGTAGTGTCGGCGGCGGAAACGATCTGGTGAAGCAGCTTCTCCCGATACTCGCGCCAATCGTGTTGGCGTACCTGGCCAAGCAGTTCACCGGCGGGGGTTCGGGCGCGCAGACGCAGGCTGCTGGTGGCGGAATCGGAGATCTGCTCGGCGGACTCCTCGGCGGCGGCAACTCGGGCGGCGGCATCGGCGGAGCACTCGGTGGGCTCCTCGGCGGCTCCGGTGGCGGCGGCATCGGCGATCTGCTCGGCGGACTCCTCGGCGGCGGCAAGAAGTAA
- a CDS encoding MmcQ/YjbR family DNA-binding protein produces the protein MADNMRRLEEISLSLPEAQRVDMEAWDGQPTFRVRGKNFVFCNADATSLTIKLSKPEAEAVVATESRATAAGYGLGRHGWVAIDLSGRIDGEYWDQLEEWIYTSYTLVAPKKLARLMLDGDASGGNPIDS, from the coding sequence ATGGCGGACAACATGCGTCGACTCGAAGAGATCTCGCTGAGCCTTCCCGAAGCGCAGCGCGTCGACATGGAGGCGTGGGACGGGCAGCCCACGTTTCGGGTGCGTGGCAAGAACTTCGTCTTCTGCAACGCCGACGCCACGTCGCTGACGATCAAGCTGAGCAAACCGGAAGCCGAGGCGGTGGTCGCGACCGAATCACGCGCAACCGCGGCCGGGTACGGGCTGGGCCGGCACGGGTGGGTCGCCATCGATCTCAGTGGCAGGATCGACGGAGAGTACTGGGATCAACTCGAGGAATGGATCTACACCTCGTACACCTTGGTTGCGCCCAAGAAGCTGGCCCGATTGATGCTCGACGGGGATGCGTCGGGCGGTAACCCGATAGATTCGTGA
- a CDS encoding DUF4334 domain-containing protein, which yields MNLDEARTTFTRLREAESGVSPAELDDVWAALDTVAAEDILGEWKGDDFATGHRLHDKLVASRWYGKTFNSIDDAKPLICRDDDGNLYSDVKGGNGEASLWNIEFRGEVTATMVYDGSPIFDHFKKVDESTLMGIMNGKSKLVLDNGQHYYFLLERA from the coding sequence ATGAATCTTGACGAGGCACGCACAACATTCACCCGGCTCCGCGAGGCGGAAAGTGGTGTATCGCCTGCAGAACTCGACGACGTGTGGGCCGCCCTGGACACCGTCGCCGCCGAAGACATCCTCGGCGAATGGAAGGGTGACGACTTCGCCACCGGCCACCGACTCCACGACAAACTGGTGGCGAGTCGCTGGTACGGCAAGACGTTCAACTCCATCGACGACGCAAAGCCGTTGATCTGCCGAGACGACGACGGAAACCTCTACTCGGACGTCAAGGGCGGCAACGGCGAAGCAAGCCTGTGGAACATCGAGTTCCGCGGCGAAGTCACGGCGACGATGGTCTACGACGGCTCGCCGATCTTCGACCATTTCAAGAAGGTCGACGAATCGACGCTCATGGGCATCATGAACGGAAAATCGAAGCTGGTTCTCGACAACGGGCAGCACTACTACTTCCTACTCGAGCGAGCATGA
- a CDS encoding TetR family transcriptional regulator, which yields MRSAGEATRDRILAAAKDEFARYGLAGARINRIAVDARASKDRLYAYFASKEELFAAVTSEWTVETTAETALRGDDLPGYAGRLFDNYVAHPENARLQQWADLEAPDIMSENDIRSKTLQPKIVEIRKGQADGHIDPGWNPSELLFVITDLARTLALPRGNGTTSKVSRSVSQRREAAVEAVRRLIAV from the coding sequence ATGCGCTCAGCCGGGGAAGCCACCAGGGACCGCATTCTCGCGGCCGCGAAGGACGAATTTGCCAGGTACGGACTGGCCGGGGCACGGATCAACCGGATTGCCGTGGATGCTCGGGCAAGCAAGGATCGCCTGTATGCGTACTTCGCCAGCAAGGAAGAACTGTTTGCAGCCGTGACGTCCGAGTGGACCGTCGAGACCACCGCAGAGACGGCGCTGCGCGGAGATGATCTCCCCGGCTACGCAGGTCGACTCTTCGACAACTACGTTGCTCATCCCGAGAACGCCCGGTTGCAGCAGTGGGCAGATCTCGAAGCGCCGGACATCATGAGCGAGAACGACATACGAAGCAAGACGCTGCAGCCTAAGATTGTGGAAATTCGCAAGGGCCAGGCGGACGGGCACATCGATCCCGGCTGGAACCCGTCGGAGTTGTTGTTCGTGATCACCGATCTGGCCAGGACGCTAGCGCTCCCGCGCGGTAACGGCACCACATCCAAGGTTTCGCGGTCGGTGTCTCAACGCCGGGAGGCTGCGGTCGAAGCGGTGCGCCGGTTGATTGCGGTGTAG
- a CDS encoding PrsW family intramembrane metalloprotease codes for MTAPAVQTTGDLITARIDAIESSGWGRSFAFYQPRNAAFWVYLLLVVSGAFKLFSMLSASAAAYGDAIALSIVLFGVYGAVFWWFTHHIDRYARQPVKLIVTAFFWGSFAATWVMAANANDAILALYAKTFGQAWASDWGAGLTAPFTEEIAKGVGLLLLIALASRLVRTAFDGFILGAFIGLGFQIFEDVLYALNSAASQFGADPVGAAMSTIMLRMIFGVAAHTLYSAIFCAGLVYFLGRPAEPRRVGRGLILMATAMVLHGLWDSAGALSQGKTVLLFLLFVVMIAAALTIVVRVFRMTVPRERQFLRDILAPEVERGVVTGDELTALSGDRKARKAFRKAAGTHADRKRREYVLEAAADLADALADSHGIDTGRVEFARAEVLRIRSGQPSIKA; via the coding sequence ATGACCGCTCCCGCAGTACAGACGACCGGCGACCTGATCACCGCTCGTATCGACGCGATCGAAAGCTCCGGTTGGGGACGCTCTTTCGCCTTCTATCAACCGCGCAACGCAGCCTTCTGGGTGTACCTACTCTTGGTGGTGAGCGGCGCTTTCAAGCTCTTCTCCATGCTCTCGGCCTCCGCAGCGGCCTACGGCGATGCCATAGCCCTCTCCATCGTTCTCTTCGGCGTGTACGGAGCGGTCTTCTGGTGGTTCACCCACCACATCGATCGGTATGCACGCCAGCCGGTCAAACTGATCGTGACTGCGTTCTTCTGGGGAAGTTTCGCTGCTACGTGGGTCATGGCAGCAAACGCCAACGACGCAATACTCGCCTTGTACGCCAAGACGTTCGGACAGGCATGGGCGTCGGACTGGGGCGCCGGTTTGACGGCCCCGTTCACCGAAGAAATTGCCAAGGGCGTCGGATTGCTCCTGCTCATCGCACTGGCTTCGCGCTTGGTACGCACCGCATTCGACGGCTTCATACTCGGCGCGTTCATCGGACTCGGCTTCCAGATCTTCGAAGACGTTCTCTACGCATTGAACTCTGCGGCGTCGCAGTTCGGAGCCGATCCGGTCGGCGCAGCCATGTCGACGATCATGCTCCGCATGATCTTCGGAGTCGCAGCGCACACTCTCTACAGTGCGATCTTCTGCGCCGGATTGGTCTACTTCTTGGGGCGTCCAGCCGAACCACGGCGCGTCGGACGCGGTCTCATACTGATGGCTACCGCGATGGTGCTGCACGGCCTGTGGGATTCTGCCGGCGCCTTGTCACAGGGCAAGACTGTGCTTCTCTTTCTGCTCTTCGTCGTCATGATCGCCGCGGCCTTGACCATCGTGGTCCGCGTGTTTCGCATGACAGTTCCCCGTGAACGTCAGTTCCTGCGGGACATCTTGGCACCGGAGGTCGAGCGCGGCGTTGTCACGGGCGACGAACTGACCGCGCTGTCCGGCGACCGCAAAGCACGCAAGGCCTTCCGCAAGGCTGCTGGAACCCACGCCGACCGCAAACGTCGCGAGTACGTACTCGAGGCCGCGGCAGACCTCGCCGACGCTCTCGCTGATTCCCACGGAATTGATACCGGCCGAGTCGAATTCGCTCGAGCCGAAGTACTCCGAATCCGGAGCGGTCAGCCTTCGATCAAGGCCTGA
- a CDS encoding MarR family winged helix-turn-helix transcriptional regulator yields the protein MTQDEIDALAEDLGVFARRLHNERVGPHLGATAVHALGHLDRHGPMTAKSLARLERVTPQSIAKTVATLEAGGLVSRRSDPSDGRAHLIDLTDAGASALHNDRRVRNRWFTEAVHAECTDAERDLLLIAGRILRRVGNSNNPPP from the coding sequence ATGACCCAGGACGAGATCGACGCACTAGCGGAAGACCTCGGCGTGTTTGCACGACGTCTACATAACGAACGGGTTGGGCCCCACCTCGGCGCCACTGCCGTCCATGCCCTCGGACATCTCGACCGCCACGGACCCATGACGGCCAAATCCCTCGCGCGACTCGAGCGTGTCACGCCACAATCGATCGCCAAAACGGTTGCAACACTCGAAGCTGGGGGTCTGGTAAGCCGGCGATCCGATCCATCCGACGGTCGGGCACACCTCATCGATCTGACCGACGCCGGCGCGTCCGCACTCCACAACGATCGCCGCGTGAGGAACAGATGGTTCACCGAAGCCGTCCACGCGGAGTGCACAGACGCCGAACGTGACCTCCTCCTGATCGCCGGCCGAATCCTGCGCCGGGTCGGAAATTCGAATAATCCACCCCCCTAG